A window of Cellulomonas fimi contains these coding sequences:
- a CDS encoding rhamnulokinase, translating to MSAFAAVDLGASSGRVIVGRVVDGADGPRVALHEVNRFPNGPVRVPAVPGGAGARGDATLFWDVLHLYRGVLDGLRAATREVGTLAGVGIDSWAVDHGLLDADGRLLGNPVHYRDARTDGVPDKVFATVPAAELYARTGLQVQPFNTVFQLVAAQGTAALAAARQALLVPDLLGAWLTGTAVAEVTNASTTGLLDATSRTWAVDVAERLGIDARLLPPLRDPGVLLGHVRDDVRADVGHHAPLPVWTVGSHDTASAVVAVPATQPGFAYVSCGTWSLVGLELDAPVLTEASRAANFTNEAGVDGTVRYLKNVMGLWVLQETLRTWNDAGLPADLPDLLAAAAQVPPLTTVVDVDDPELLPPGDMPARLAAAAVRTGQTPPQTQAEVVRCILDSLALAYRRAVRQAALLSGRDVQVVHVVGGGVRNALLCRLTADATGLPVVAGPVEGAALGNVLVQARAAGVLSGSLTDLRAVGARGLDLDRYEPGGPGTPGEDQWAAAEARLFS from the coding sequence ATGAGCGCGTTCGCGGCCGTCGACCTCGGGGCGTCGTCCGGGCGCGTCATCGTCGGACGGGTCGTCGACGGGGCCGACGGGCCGCGCGTGGCGCTGCACGAGGTCAACCGGTTCCCCAACGGGCCGGTCCGCGTGCCCGCGGTCCCGGGCGGCGCGGGGGCACGGGGCGACGCGACGCTGTTCTGGGACGTGCTGCACCTGTACCGCGGCGTGCTCGACGGGCTGCGCGCGGCGACGCGCGAGGTCGGGACGCTCGCGGGCGTCGGCATCGACTCGTGGGCCGTCGACCACGGGCTGCTCGACGCCGACGGCCGCCTGCTCGGCAACCCCGTGCACTACCGCGACGCCCGCACCGACGGCGTCCCGGACAAGGTCTTCGCGACCGTCCCGGCGGCCGAGCTCTACGCGCGCACCGGCCTGCAGGTGCAGCCCTTCAACACCGTGTTCCAGCTCGTCGCCGCGCAGGGCACCGCGGCGCTCGCGGCGGCGCGGCAGGCGCTCCTGGTCCCCGACCTGCTCGGCGCCTGGCTCACGGGGACCGCCGTCGCCGAGGTCACGAACGCCTCCACGACCGGCCTGCTCGACGCGACCTCCCGGACCTGGGCGGTCGACGTCGCCGAGCGGCTCGGGATCGACGCGCGCCTCCTGCCGCCGCTGCGCGACCCCGGTGTGCTGCTCGGGCACGTCCGCGACGACGTGCGCGCCGACGTCGGACACCACGCGCCGCTGCCCGTGTGGACGGTCGGGTCGCACGACACCGCGTCGGCCGTCGTCGCCGTGCCCGCGACGCAGCCCGGGTTCGCGTACGTCTCGTGCGGCACGTGGTCGCTCGTCGGGCTGGAGCTCGACGCGCCCGTGCTGACCGAGGCGTCGCGCGCCGCGAACTTCACGAACGAGGCGGGCGTCGACGGCACCGTCCGCTACCTCAAGAACGTCATGGGCCTGTGGGTGCTGCAGGAGACGCTGCGGACCTGGAACGACGCGGGCCTGCCCGCCGACCTGCCCGACCTGCTCGCCGCCGCGGCCCAGGTGCCGCCCCTGACGACCGTCGTGGACGTCGACGACCCCGAGCTCCTCCCGCCCGGCGACATGCCCGCACGGCTCGCGGCCGCCGCGGTGCGGACCGGCCAGACCCCGCCGCAGACGCAGGCCGAGGTCGTCCGGTGCATCCTCGACTCGCTCGCGCTCGCGTACCGCCGGGCCGTGCGGCAGGCCGCCCTGCTGTCGGGACGCGACGTGCAGGTCGTGCACGTGGTCGGCGGCGGCGTGCGCAACGCGCTGCTGTGCCGGCTCACCGCCGACGCCACCGGGCTGCCCGTCGTCGCCGGTCCCGTCGAGGGTGCCGCGCTCGGCAACGTGCTCGTGCAGGCGCGCGCCGCGGGCGTGCTGTCGGGGTCCCTCACCGACCTGCGCGCGGTGGGTGCGCGCGGCCTGGACCTCGACCGCTACGAGCCCGGTGGGCCGGGCACGCCCGGCGAGGACCAGTGGGCGGCCGCGGAGGCGCGCCTGTTCTCCTGA
- a CDS encoding LacI family DNA-binding transcriptional regulator: MATTTRGRAERRPSITDVAKRAGVSVGTVSNVLNRPDQVTPATRDRVQAAIDELQFVRNASARQLRAGTIQTVGAIVLDIANPFFTEVARGVEDRLAAEDYTLMLSSSDEDPERESRYLRLFEEHGVQGVMVTPSAGSIDALLAVRDRGVDVVLLDATSPFDDLSSVAVDDVRGAALAIEHLVELGHRRIAFVNGPLSIRQCADRRAGVLQALHAAGLDPEQALVEVTIGSLNADGGEEGIAQVLDTTDRPTAVFCVNDLAALGVLRGLRARDVAVPAEMAVVGYDDVTFASMLTVPLTSVRQPTHQLGWTAADLLLRQRTEGERFQHQRVQFQPELVVRGSSDPNA; the protein is encoded by the coding sequence ATGGCCACCACGACCCGGGGACGAGCGGAACGCCGCCCGTCGATCACCGACGTCGCCAAGCGCGCGGGCGTGAGCGTCGGCACCGTGTCGAACGTCCTCAACCGCCCCGACCAGGTCACTCCTGCGACGCGGGACCGCGTGCAGGCGGCGATCGACGAGCTGCAGTTCGTCCGCAACGCGTCCGCCCGCCAGCTCCGGGCCGGCACCATCCAGACGGTCGGTGCGATCGTGCTCGACATCGCCAACCCGTTCTTCACCGAGGTCGCGCGCGGCGTCGAGGACCGGCTCGCGGCCGAGGACTACACGCTCATGCTGTCGTCGTCGGACGAGGACCCCGAGCGCGAGTCGCGCTACCTGCGGCTGTTCGAGGAGCACGGCGTGCAGGGCGTCATGGTCACACCCTCGGCCGGGTCGATCGACGCGCTGCTCGCGGTGCGCGACCGCGGCGTGGACGTCGTGCTGCTCGACGCGACGTCGCCCTTCGACGACCTGTCGTCGGTCGCGGTCGACGACGTGCGCGGCGCGGCCCTCGCGATCGAGCACCTCGTGGAGCTCGGGCACCGGCGCATCGCGTTCGTGAACGGCCCGCTGAGCATCCGGCAGTGCGCCGACCGCCGCGCGGGCGTCCTGCAGGCGCTGCACGCCGCGGGGCTCGACCCCGAGCAGGCGCTCGTCGAGGTGACGATCGGGTCGCTCAACGCGGACGGCGGCGAGGAGGGCATCGCCCAGGTGCTCGACACGACCGACCGCCCGACCGCGGTGTTCTGCGTCAACGACCTCGCGGCGCTCGGGGTGCTGCGCGGGCTGCGGGCGCGCGACGTGGCGGTGCCGGCCGAGATGGCCGTCGTCGGGTACGACGACGTCACGTTCGCGTCGATGCTCACCGTGCCGCTCACGTCGGTGCGGCAGCCGACGCACCAGCTGGGCTGGACGGCCGCCGACCTGCTGCTCCGCCAGCGCACCGAGGGCGAGCGGTTCCAGCACCAGCGGGTCCAGTTCCAGCCGGAGCTCGTCGTCCGGGGGTCGTCGGACCCGAACGCCTGA
- a CDS encoding bifunctional aldolase/short-chain dehydrogenase: MTDATTHRAAADLIARSNRLGSDPRVTNYAGGNTSAKGTATDPVTGQDVELLWVKGSGGDLGTLTEKNLAVLRLDRLRALVDVYPGVDREDEMVAAFDYCLHGKGGAAPSIDTAMHGLVDAAHVDHLHPDSGIAIATAADGEELTHEIFGDSVVWVPWRRPGFQLGLDIAEIKEKNPQAIGCVLGGHGITAWGDTSAEAEQRSLEIIRSAEAFIEERTRALAAEGGHPFGAVVPGFEPLDPQARRERAAALAPVIRGLASADRPQVGHFTDSDVVLDFLSRERLAPLAALGTSCPDHFLRTKVSPLVVDLPATAPVEDVIARLRTLHEEYRAAYQAYYDRHATADSPAIRGADPAIVLVPGVGMFSFGKDKQTARVAGEFYVNAINVMRGAEAISTYQPIDESEKFRIEYWALEEAKLQRMPAPKPLATRVALVTGAGSGIGRAIAERLAAEGACVVIADLNLAGAQEVADALGGPDVAVAVEADVTSEDAVAALVRETVLAFGGVDLVVNNAGLSISKPLLETTVKDWDLQHDVMARGSFLVAREAARAMIAQGFGGDIVYIASKNSLFAGPNNIAYSATKADQAHQVRLLAAELGEHGIRVNGVNPDGVVRGSGIFAGGWGAQRAAVYGVPESELGAYYAQRTLLKREVLPEHVAAAVFALTGPDLVQTTGLHVPVDSGVAAAFLR, encoded by the coding sequence ATGACCGACGCGACGACGCACCGCGCCGCGGCCGACCTGATCGCCCGCTCGAACCGCCTGGGCTCCGACCCTCGCGTCACCAACTACGCGGGCGGCAACACGTCCGCCAAGGGCACCGCGACCGACCCGGTGACCGGGCAGGACGTCGAGCTCCTGTGGGTCAAGGGCTCCGGCGGCGACCTGGGCACCCTGACCGAGAAGAACCTCGCCGTGCTGCGGCTCGACCGGCTGCGCGCGCTCGTCGACGTGTACCCGGGCGTCGACCGCGAGGACGAGATGGTCGCCGCGTTCGACTACTGCCTGCACGGCAAGGGCGGCGCGGCGCCGTCGATCGACACCGCGATGCACGGGCTCGTCGACGCCGCGCACGTCGACCACCTGCACCCCGACTCCGGGATCGCGATCGCGACCGCCGCCGACGGCGAGGAGCTCACGCACGAGATCTTCGGCGACTCCGTCGTGTGGGTGCCGTGGCGCCGGCCCGGGTTCCAGCTCGGCCTCGACATCGCCGAGATCAAGGAGAAGAACCCGCAGGCCATCGGCTGCGTCCTCGGCGGGCACGGCATCACCGCGTGGGGCGACACGTCCGCCGAGGCCGAGCAGCGCTCGCTCGAGATCATCCGCTCCGCCGAGGCGTTCATCGAGGAGCGCACGCGTGCGCTCGCCGCCGAGGGTGGGCACCCGTTCGGCGCCGTCGTGCCGGGCTTCGAGCCGCTCGACCCGCAGGCGCGGCGCGAGCGGGCTGCCGCGCTCGCGCCCGTGATCCGCGGCCTCGCGTCCGCCGACCGCCCGCAGGTCGGGCACTTCACGGACTCCGACGTCGTGCTCGACTTCCTGTCCCGCGAGCGCCTCGCACCCCTCGCGGCGCTCGGCACGTCGTGCCCCGACCACTTCCTGCGGACCAAGGTGTCGCCGCTCGTCGTCGACCTGCCCGCGACCGCACCCGTCGAGGACGTGATCGCGCGGCTGCGGACGCTGCACGAGGAGTACCGGGCCGCGTACCAGGCGTACTACGACCGGCACGCGACCGCGGACTCGCCCGCGATCCGTGGCGCCGACCCGGCGATCGTGCTCGTCCCCGGCGTCGGGATGTTCTCGTTCGGCAAGGACAAGCAGACCGCGCGCGTCGCGGGCGAGTTCTACGTCAACGCGATCAACGTGATGCGCGGCGCCGAGGCGATCTCGACGTACCAGCCGATCGACGAGTCGGAGAAGTTCCGCATCGAGTACTGGGCGCTCGAGGAGGCCAAGCTCCAGCGCATGCCCGCGCCGAAGCCGCTCGCGACGCGGGTCGCGCTCGTGACCGGCGCCGGGTCGGGCATCGGTCGTGCCATCGCCGAGCGGCTCGCGGCCGAGGGCGCGTGCGTCGTGATCGCGGACCTCAACCTCGCGGGGGCGCAGGAGGTCGCGGACGCGCTCGGCGGGCCCGACGTGGCCGTCGCGGTCGAGGCCGACGTGACGTCCGAGGACGCCGTCGCCGCGCTCGTCCGCGAGACGGTGCTCGCGTTCGGCGGCGTCGACCTGGTCGTCAACAACGCCGGCCTGTCGATCTCGAAGCCGCTGCTGGAGACCACCGTCAAGGACTGGGACCTGCAGCACGACGTCATGGCCCGCGGGTCGTTCCTCGTCGCCCGCGAGGCGGCGCGCGCGATGATCGCGCAGGGCTTCGGCGGGGACATCGTCTACATCGCGTCGAAGAACTCGCTGTTCGCCGGCCCGAACAACATCGCCTACTCCGCGACCAAGGCCGACCAGGCCCACCAGGTCCGGCTGCTCGCGGCCGAGCTCGGCGAGCACGGCATCCGCGTCAACGGCGTCAACCCCGACGGCGTCGTGCGCGGGTCGGGCATCTTCGCAGGCGGCTGGGGCGCGCAGCGCGCGGCCGTCTACGGCGTGCCGGAGTCCGAGCTCGGCGCCTACTACGCGCAGCGGACGCTGCTCAAGCGCGAGGTCCTGCCCGAGCACGTCGCCGCCGCGGTGTTCGCGCTCACCGGGCCGGACCTCGTCCAGACGACGGGCCTGCACGTCCCCGTCGACTCGGGCGTCGCGGCGGCCTTCCTGCGATGA
- a CDS encoding L-rhamnose mutarotase has translation MTRVCFVSRVRPDRLDEYRARHAAVWPEMLEALRDTGWRDYSLYLAPDGLLVGHLETDDYAAAQEAMTRTAVNPRWQAEMAEFFVTDGNPDEGFQVLDEVFHLEDQLRAAGLPTTPPTARPPHADPAGTADDTAPRPTTTDPARLEDLA, from the coding sequence GTGACGCGAGTCTGCTTCGTCTCCCGGGTCCGCCCGGACCGCCTCGACGAGTACCGCGCCCGGCACGCCGCCGTGTGGCCGGAGATGCTCGAGGCGCTCCGCGACACCGGGTGGCGCGACTACTCCCTGTACCTCGCCCCCGACGGGCTGCTCGTCGGGCACCTCGAGACCGACGACTACGCCGCCGCGCAGGAGGCGATGACGCGCACCGCCGTCAACCCGCGCTGGCAGGCCGAGATGGCCGAGTTCTTCGTCACCGACGGCAACCCCGACGAGGGGTTCCAGGTGCTCGACGAGGTCTTCCACCTCGAGGACCAGCTCCGGGCCGCCGGGCTCCCCACCACGCCGCCGACCGCCCGCCCGCCGCACGCCGACCCGGCCGGCACCGCCGACGACACCGCACCGCGCCCCACCACGACCGACCCCGCCCGACTGGAGGACCTCGCATGA
- a CDS encoding Gfo/Idh/MocA family protein yields the protein MTDSTTAPDAAVLRVAIVGTGAIAHAHQQVLDANPGATVVAVADPNPEVRDVFADRYGIPGRYGSLDELLAAETVDVVHLCTPPGLHRDQAITALRAGAHVVCEKPPVLSLADLDAVLDVAREVGREYAVVFQQRTGTAVGHVQRLLADGALGRPLVGVCHTLWYRKQEDYYAVPWRGRWATEGGGPLLGLGIHQLDLLAFLLGDWAEVDARAFRLDRDLETEDTSTAVVRFADGAVVSVLTTALAPRQTSYVRVDTTLGTVEVEHLYGHDARSWRLTPAPAVTGGPAEPAPDSWTLPADDEPSGHTPLLRAVYESFRTGAPLPPVAAEPARSLELITAIYASAALGRPVTKADLAPGSELRGGFLHGIEDLRPVAAGTDA from the coding sequence GTGACCGACTCGACCACCGCGCCCGACGCCGCCGTCCTGCGCGTCGCGATCGTCGGCACGGGCGCCATCGCGCACGCCCACCAGCAGGTCCTCGACGCGAACCCCGGTGCGACCGTCGTCGCGGTCGCCGACCCGAACCCTGAGGTCAGGGACGTCTTCGCGGACCGGTACGGCATCCCCGGCCGGTACGGCTCGCTCGACGAGCTGCTCGCCGCCGAGACCGTCGACGTCGTCCACCTGTGCACCCCGCCCGGCCTGCACCGCGACCAGGCGATCACCGCGCTGCGCGCCGGCGCGCACGTCGTGTGCGAGAAGCCGCCCGTGCTGTCGCTCGCCGACCTCGACGCCGTGCTCGACGTCGCGCGCGAGGTCGGGCGCGAGTACGCCGTCGTCTTCCAGCAGCGCACCGGCACCGCGGTCGGGCACGTGCAGCGGCTGCTCGCCGACGGCGCGCTCGGGCGTCCGCTCGTCGGCGTCTGCCACACGCTCTGGTACCGCAAGCAGGAGGACTACTACGCCGTGCCGTGGCGCGGGAGGTGGGCGACCGAGGGCGGCGGGCCGCTGCTCGGGCTCGGCATCCACCAGCTCGACCTGCTCGCGTTCCTGCTCGGCGACTGGGCGGAGGTCGACGCTCGGGCGTTCCGGCTGGACCGCGACCTCGAGACCGAGGACACGTCGACCGCGGTCGTGCGGTTCGCCGACGGCGCCGTCGTGTCGGTCCTGACCACCGCGCTCGCGCCCCGGCAGACGAGCTACGTGCGCGTCGACACGACGCTCGGCACCGTCGAGGTCGAGCACCTGTACGGCCACGACGCCCGCTCGTGGCGGCTCACGCCCGCCCCGGCCGTGACCGGCGGCCCCGCCGAGCCCGCGCCGGACTCGTGGACCCTGCCGGCCGACGACGAGCCCAGCGGCCACACCCCGCTGCTGCGCGCCGTCTACGAGTCCTTCCGCACGGGCGCGCCGCTGCCGCCCGTCGCCGCCGAACCCGCCCGGTCCCTCGAGCTCATCACCGCGATCTACGCGTCCGCCGCGCTCGGCCGGCCCGTCACGAAGGCCGACCTCGCACCCGGCAGCGAGCTGCGCGGCGGCTTCCTGCACGGGATCGAGGACCTGCGACCGGTCGCGGCGGGGACGGACGCGTGA
- a CDS encoding YciI family protein: MARYLVMLRGDQATWDAWTDDDMARNSTRHAELARRAPARGHTIVGGEELTHPGQSLVVRRSTDGTGTVSDGPYTELVEQVGGYYLVETDDVRDLAALLAETLAEDVEIRGFVDHSADLPAGEVDVPA; this comes from the coding sequence ATGGCCCGCTACCTCGTGATGCTGCGTGGTGACCAGGCGACGTGGGACGCCTGGACGGACGACGACATGGCGCGGAACTCGACCCGGCACGCGGAGCTCGCCCGCCGCGCACCGGCGCGCGGGCACACGATCGTCGGCGGCGAGGAGCTCACGCACCCCGGCCAGTCGCTCGTCGTGCGGCGCAGCACCGACGGCACCGGCACCGTGAGCGACGGCCCGTACACCGAGCTCGTCGAGCAGGTCGGCGGCTACTACCTCGTCGAGACCGACGACGTGCGCGACCTCGCGGCGCTGCTCGCCGAGACCCTTGCGGAGGACGTCGAGATCCGCGGGTTCGTCGACCACTCCGCCGACCTGCCCGCCGGCGAGGTCGACGTCCCCGCCTGA
- the rhaI gene encoding L-rhamnose isomerase: MSPTPEALAAARGVLAQQTIELPSWAFGNSGTRFKVFAQQGVPRDPFEKIADAAQVHRYTGVAPRVSLHIPWDLVDDYDALARHAKDLGVQIGAINSNLFQDDDYMLGSLTHPDARVRAKAVQHHLQCLDVMRATGSQDLKLWLPDGLNYPGQDSIRARQDRLAEGLAEIYGALDPQHRLILEYKFFEPAFYSMDIPDWGTSLLHCLALGERAMVVLDTGHHAPGTNIEFIVAQLLRAGRLGAFDFNSRFFADDDLMVGAADPFQLFRIMHEIVQAGALAPDSGVNFMLDQCHNIEPKIPGQIRSVMNVQEATAKALLVDRDALTAAQLAGDVLGANGVLMDAYNTDVRPLLADLRTEQGLDPEPLAAYARSGYAETIVAERVGGTQAGWGA; encoded by the coding sequence ATGAGCCCCACCCCCGAGGCCCTCGCCGCCGCGCGCGGCGTCCTGGCCCAGCAGACGATCGAGCTGCCGTCGTGGGCGTTCGGCAACTCCGGCACGCGGTTCAAGGTGTTCGCCCAGCAGGGCGTCCCGCGCGACCCGTTCGAGAAGATCGCCGACGCCGCCCAGGTGCACCGGTACACGGGCGTCGCGCCGCGCGTGAGCCTGCACATCCCGTGGGACCTCGTCGACGACTACGACGCGCTCGCGCGGCACGCCAAGGACCTCGGCGTCCAGATCGGCGCGATCAACTCGAACCTGTTCCAGGACGACGACTACATGCTCGGCTCGCTCACGCACCCCGACGCGCGCGTGCGGGCCAAGGCCGTGCAGCACCACCTGCAGTGCCTCGACGTCATGCGCGCGACCGGGTCGCAGGACCTCAAGCTGTGGCTGCCCGACGGCCTCAACTACCCCGGCCAGGACTCGATCCGCGCGCGGCAGGACCGGCTCGCCGAGGGCCTCGCGGAGATCTACGGCGCGCTCGACCCGCAGCACCGGCTGATCCTCGAGTACAAGTTCTTCGAGCCCGCGTTCTACTCGATGGACATCCCCGACTGGGGCACGTCGCTGCTGCACTGCCTCGCGCTCGGCGAGCGGGCGATGGTCGTGCTCGACACCGGCCACCACGCGCCGGGCACGAACATCGAGTTCATCGTCGCGCAGCTGCTGCGCGCCGGGCGGCTCGGCGCGTTCGACTTCAACAGCCGGTTCTTCGCCGACGACGACCTCATGGTCGGCGCCGCCGACCCGTTCCAGCTGTTCCGGATCATGCACGAGATCGTCCAGGCGGGGGCGCTCGCGCCCGACAGCGGCGTGAACTTCATGCTCGACCAGTGCCACAACATCGAGCCGAAGATCCCGGGCCAGATCCGGTCCGTCATGAACGTGCAGGAGGCGACGGCCAAGGCGCTGCTCGTCGACCGCGACGCGCTCACGGCCGCCCAGCTCGCGGGCGACGTGCTCGGCGCGAACGGGGTCCTCATGGACGCCTACAACACCGACGTGCGCCCGCTGCTCGCGGACCTGCGCACCGAGCAGGGTCTCGACCCTGAGCCCCTGGCCGCGTACGCGCGGTCCGGGTACGCCGAGACGATCGTGGCCGAGCGTGTCGGTGGCACGCAGGCCGGATGGGGAGCCTGA